Within Lolium rigidum isolate FL_2022 chromosome 5, APGP_CSIRO_Lrig_0.1, whole genome shotgun sequence, the genomic segment ATTATTTTGACCACTAATATATATACTAAATTATATGAATTTGAAATATATAAATTGTATCATTCCATTCGTCTTATAAACTCCTTTCATTTAATATATCTTTATAGTAATTTTGTGGATATATTATAAGTACAAATCATAGTCAAAGTTGTAAGTTGTTGACCAGCGAAAATTAAGGGCGCCTTACATTTGGGATGGAGCAAGTACTGATCTAGAGTCCAGAATTGGCATCAGCAATAAGCAGAcgggtgtgtttggtttgtgaCGAACATTTCCCTACCAAAACTTTGGCCAGCCAATATTTTGGTTGAGCTATTCCTTGCAGTTGGCCAACATTGTCTAAAAAAATGATCTAGAGTTGGTAAAAGAATATTGACAAGCCAAAAAAATTGTTAACTATCCAAACAAGAACCAGTCTTTTGGCCATGACCAAAAAATTGGTAGGGTATGCTTTGGTTTGGTAGCAATCTAAACAAACCCTAAGTCATATACCATTTTTAGGACCTTGCCTTATCATTTTTGCTACCAGTACCTTTCGCCCCAAATATAATCAAATAGCCCAACTTCTGTTTAAATATCATGCAATGGCATCAAAAGTGATCCCATCTTTGCCTGACTTCACACAAACACTATATGTGCTTCACACAAACACTAACTGTGCCAAGCTGAGCGTGCATCCAACTTTCAGGCACGATGATTGAAGGATTTCGAATCATACatgaaaaaacagaaaagaatgtAACATAGTTTGTGGATTGTGTTATCAGGTGAGTACAGAAGGTTCAATCAattgcaaaactcacataaggatAAAAGGAACAACCCTAACCAATATATCGTTAGCAGAAACAGGTGAAAAAGCGTGCAGAATGCAAATTGCAGATGGTGAAATTTCAGTCTAAGGTTCACTTAACTCCTGACTAATCTCAAGCACTTCCCCTTCCAGCATACTACACTAGTTTCAAACCTGACATGGATACAATTTACGGGAGGTTTTATCAATCTGCCAATTACCTTGGCGAACTCAGCAGGAGGGACCTTATCCCCGTTGTCCAACCAGCCTTCCTGCAGCTTCTTGTACGCCTCGTTGATCTTCCCCTGCTTCTCGCACAGGACGTGCCTAGCTGCAGCCACAGGACAAACAATCCACCCGTTACTACTTACTACTATCGAAAAGGGCACAATTTTACCACAAACAAGAGAATCAAAATCAAGCAACCCTTCAGCACAAGCATCGAATCTTTTTCCAGCACAAGCATCGAATCTAACATTCTAACTTCACAATCCTGCTAATTACCAAACAGAAGACCAATAACCCTAAGATCCCATCCTAATCTCTCTGGGTCTTATTCCGATCTCACCGCAAACAAGCTGCGAGTAAGGATCCGTGGTAGTACCTTTGACGTAGGTGCAGGTGCCGAGGTCGTCGCCTCCCTTGCCGCCCTTTcccttgcccttgcctcccttgccgcCTCCGGCGTCGTCGGAGGAGCTGGCCGCCTGCTTGCCCTTGCCCTTGGCATCCTTCGCCTTCCCGTCCTTCCCCATCCGCGTTCGTCGGGGTTCTTGGTTCCgagcaacaacaaaaaaaaccctAGCAATTACTGGCTCTAGATTGAGATGAGAGTCGGAGTCAAGGCGAAGACAACGAATCGAATCAGGCCGGGGACAAGGATTTTTGGACGGGACGAGCAAAAATGGCCTTCTGCAGCCGGCCCACTGGGCTCTGCATTCTACAATAAAAACTGCAAAATTAGCCTTGTTCGTCTGGCCCACTGGGCTCAACTTTCTGCAATAATATCCTGTTTTTTAGAAGACAACTGGAAGCTTTGCTTTGTTCCCTAACAAAGCTATTGTATTGAGCAATTTCAAAACTTATATGAACAAAAAATAATGTTCAAGGGGAATCATGATCGTCTTTGGCATGCACGCAACGAATCACCGATGGTGTGACCCGATGCTAGCTCGATGTTACACCTGCACTCGCAGTGTCAGAGCTAGGGAGTCATTCTAATTCCGGCTGGAAGTCACTGGATATTGCCAAACCGCAACGACAAACCTAAAAACAAAACATAAACCTAGAAGAAAAGACGAATAATGGGTGAGGGGGCCCAAACCGCATGTTGATGTTGAAAGTATCGTGATAGGTAGTTATTGACGAGAACACCAACACCATCATGAACCAGAGACGGAAGCATCGTGGTTGACAACTCTCCATGCGACCCCAAAAAATCAGATGTGGGGAAAAACACGCTAATGCGAGAACCAGCTCCAACACGACGGTGATATGGTTGAAGGTACTTATTCAACTGCATCGCCACTTGCACTTTCTGGACAAATTACATAAGTACACAAATACATAAATGAGAGCAATATTCTCCACAAGCACGAAGATCCATGGTCGCTCTTGGCCTCACGACATTTAAATCGATTACCGGAGGTGGGGGGGCAAAGAAATTACTCCctctggtctcttttaattgactcggatttagcacaactttgtactaaatctgagtcaattaaataggaccggACGGAGTAGTCGACAAGAACGAGAGCTCCATGGCGGACGGAATTTTGGGGGGTTACCTGAAGGACTTTTTCTTCAATTTATAAAGTAGATAAATATGTTATACATAGAACTTATAAATAGCATAGAGAGCCAATGATGGTACACAAACTTAGGTTTACTAAGTAATAAATCTCAAAAGCAAGTCGGTGCAATTGGTAAAGATGTTCAAAGTTCATCCAAATCAGTCACCACACATTGGTCTAACTTGTCACGGCATAGAGCTTTATGAAAGTTTTTTTCCATGAAAAGTTACctatagaaaaaaaaattagttgaatGATTTTCAGCAAAAATGGAGACACATGTTTTATTCTTTAAAGAAATTTAGGAGAACTTAACAAGGGATAATCATTACCATGGGCATGGGTTAAACGAAGAGCACTACATGGCATGACTGACTTTGTGCAACATAATGTTTTAGGATATTTTTGTATACTAGATACAGCACTCGGTTTTCGTTATGGAGGCTCGGCTCCTATTAAACATCAGGTGATGTTTCTAGATGTATGCCAATAGACATATCTCATAGGTTTACAAAGATGTTGCCATTTATAGCCTGCTGATGAAATTGTACTTTGTACCAATCATGATCATGCCAAAGCTCTAGATCTAAAGTTATTCGTTGCATTTTTAGTTGATGGCTTAATGGTTAATTTTATGAAAAGTGAAGTTTTTACTATATATTGGACGTGATAGAAATATCACTGATTTGCGTGCTAACATGTCTGGTTGCTAACTTGGAATATTTCCTATGAAGTGTATCTTCGTGTACCAATTAGTTTCACACTTTCACTACTTTAAAAACGTGCTATTGTGATTTCTATATGCCAAGATGATACAATCTTAGGAGATAAAATCCTCTTGAGTGTTTGTATCACGAGTATCCCTTCTTATTGCATGTCTATGGTTCTCCTTAACTTAACTTTTATAGAAAAAATGGATAATTATgggatggaacttttgttggtatGCCACAAGACTAAGAAAATATGTCATACCGTCAGGTGGTCTAGAGTTTGCAGATTCGGCTTTAAACAAGGACTATGTGTTAAATCCTTGAGAGAAAAATAGTATTTTGTGTAATTGGTGATGGAAAATAGAAACCCAATCTGGTCCTTGCCTCCTTCGCAACAAAATGTTAGAGCCAAATACTTGTGAAATCAATATATGGTTGTTATCGAAGGCACATATAAATCATGCGAGGACAAGCAATCACAACACAACATCGGAATTTGGCAGCACGGTTCAGTGAGTAACGCTTACTTCCGTGGGCCTGCTTAATGGGTGCTCCTCCCCCTGTACTAATCGACATAGTACCACCGACGACAAGTTCATTGAGGACAAAGGACACATCATATCTCTAACACCATGCTGGACAGGTAGCCCCTGCCACGGGTGTTGGACTATCCTTACAAAAATCTTTTGGCTAACCTAAAACTTGTGTCTAGTCTATTTTACTATCCCACGGTGCCTTCATAAATTAGGGTTATAAGAGTTTGACTCCAATATGTAATCTACCACTGATTATAAGTCCAATTATAGCTAAGCACATATACATATTCTACACTACACATATCACAATAGTTGTTTTAGCTGAAGCTAGATTTAATTCCCCTTGTTGCAAATGCCTCTTAAAAATTATAGAAACATACACCTTCACAGGAatctttgataaaaaaaaatcagtGTACGGAATTGGAACGTGATGTTTGCGATTCTCCCAACATATGGATCTGAAAAGCTGAAGACTCCCTAGAAATCCAAATCTTTACGGTATTGTTCAAGGGTTggttctattccaactagagaaaaACAACATGATGAAAATAAACTAGATGCGATGACCTTTGAGAAGCATGCGCTTAGGACTCTGGAGATAGTTTCCACTCTGTCTGCTCTTGATGCATTGGAAGTGACTCCATATGCCAAAGAAGGGACAAGAAACGTCTCGACGCTGAGCAAATCTAATTTTAGCGCCGTCTTCCGCAAAAAAAATGATTGGCAAAACAAAAGATTCTATATGCCGGCACGGGTGTTGGACTATTGGCAAAACTAGATGGCAAAACTAGATGCGATGAGCGCGTTATTAGGACTCTGGAGATAGTTTCCACTCTCTCTGATCTTGTTGCATTGGACGTGACTCCAGATCCAAAGAAGGGAGaagaaacgacttgacgctgaacaAATCTAATTTTAGCGCCTTCTtccgccaaaaaaaaaaaattgaataaaaatgTGGCCCATACAGGTCTCGAACCTGTGACCTTCGCGTTATTAGCACGACGCTCTAACCAGCTGAGCTAATAGGCCTTGATGCATACATATCTCAAGACATACTATCTATCCGGAAACGGTGTTGACGAACTACTCAGAACGCAACGACTGCGTAGTCTGTGCGAAAACGGAGACCAGATCTCGGACAAGGAAAACGTTGCTACTGTCAGGAGAATGGCAACTAAACATATGAGTACTTCGGCTTACCTGTGTGTGCTACTCCTTTCCATTTTGTTGGTCGTCGCGTTGTCGCTTATCAAGCAAGCCGATCGGATGATCAGTTATTAGTGGATCACATCTTGGCTCCAGCATGAGAAAAGGAGGCAAACACGTAGCCAGAAATGACTTGCCGGCTTGATCGATCTTCCTAATCAGACGCCGGCAATTCATCCTTGGCTACATGTGCACTGCAGCTAGAGCTAGCTAACCTCCTCCCCACATGCGAGAGCTAAAAGATGCCGATTAAGCTAGCTAGCACACACGCACGGAGTTGCAAACATGCGAGAAATAGACAAATCACGCTTCATGGCTGGCTGGAAGGTCGATCTTCGCGACTAGCAAGCTAGTGTTCATGGCGGCAGTGGGAGGAAGCGCACATtggatggggaagaagaagatgggtgTGTCGGTGGACTTTGTGGAAGTGCAGCATCGCCTCGCCTGTGTGATTCTTCTTATAGGGGGGGAGCTCCCTCTTCCTAGCATTTGTAGCTCGCCtgcggccgccggccggccggtggGTACGTCGATCTCATGTGGTGGTCTCCGAGATTGGACACACGAGGACATGCATAGGGGTCACCTCGTACGCAGCAGCATGCGGCTCCATCACCTATCGCCCTATTGCTACGGCCCTACGCGGCTGCACTCTTCCTTTTGGTCATCGCACAAACAGTTTCCGTCATGTGTGTCTGTGGACGCCACTAGAAGATGCTGCTAGCTGAATTTACGCGGAGAGATACGGAGACTCCTGTTGTCAACAATTGCAAGGTACTGATACGTACGTCGTGCTGTTCGGAAGTAAGCCTTTCGGCTAATCGAAGTACAGATGAAAGCTCGATCGCACGAGGGCAGCAAATTACTGTCGATCGACCTCAAGATAAAGCCGACGAAGCAGGGGCGTTGCCTGCTCACTGTCAAGTCAAAGCTTGGCGCAGGCTCAGGACAGGCACAGCCTGACGAGCCTGTCTCTGTAACCTGCATGCCACGGCCGCAACGGAAGCACACCGAATGCCGACACGGCACTGCTCCATTTTTCATGGACAAGAGCCGCGAGGAGGAGAAGCTTCAACGCGAGCCGCGAGGCAACACTGTATCTGATGCGATGCATACTGTTGGAGTGTTGCTT encodes:
- the LOC124653701 gene encoding peptidyl-prolyl cis-trans isomerase NIMA-interacting 4-like, with the translated sequence MGKDGKAKDAKGKGKQAASSSDDAGGGKGGKGKGKGGKGGDDLGTCTYVKARHVLCEKQGKINEAYKKLQEGWLDNGDKVPPAEFAKVASEFSECPSGKKGGDLGWFPRGKMAGPFQEVAFNTPVGATSAPFKSTHGYHFILCEGRKN